The genomic region tctctctctctgtctcacacacacacatacactgcctcagtttcctcttctgtctaaTAAGAACTTTGGATCTGACGGCTTCTTAGGTCATTCCCAGTTCTAGGTCTATGATTTTCTGCTCCTCTCTTTACCTGAACAAGTGGcttctctttcagcctcagtttccccatctgtaaaatgatcctaTTGGGCCAGATGATTTCTCAAAGTGCCTTTCACAGACCCATCAGACATTAGCAAAATCGTGGAGCTGGTCCTATTAGGATCCAAGTATCCTAATGGAAAGGGTCTGTCTTGTTTTGGTATTTGTATGgatcaatatttataaagctcctaCTCTGTGCTACGCcctggggacacaaaaagagaccaaagacgttccctgccctcaaggagctctagATCGGTGCAAGCACCGGTTGTTCTCCAAGGGGGTGACTGGCACTTCCTTCCTCTTGTCTCCCTCCAGTCAGCGCCAGCCTCCTGGGCCTGTTGCTTTTCCCCTTCGGCCTGGCTTCCCAGGTGGCTCGGGACGCCTGTGGCCCTTCCTCCGTGTACAACAGTGGGCAATGCCACGTGGGCTGGGGCTTCCTCaccgccatcttggctctggtCCTCGCCAGCCTCTTGCCCATCGTGGGGCGATTCCAAGGAGACAAGCCCCAGGAGAAGCAGATCCTTTTCTCTAGCATCACCGAGAGGATTGTCTTCGTTCCAGAGCCCAAGCCATAGGAAAGGGCCAGCTTGTTGGCAAGTCACTGCTTCCTGCTGCCACCCAGTGGCTCCTGAACCCTCCTGCACGATGATGGGATGGGCGATGGCCACCTTTGCCCAGGCAGGGTGTTCTTAAGGGGCAGCAGTCCTGATTCTAGTCCTGGTCCTGCCCCAGATttgctgtatgatcttggacaagtaacttcccattggggcctcagtttccttatctgccaaaTAATAAGCTTGGGCAAGCCTGAGGTTCTTCATCTGAGGTTCATGGACCACAAAGatggatttgatttgattttttaaccctttccttccatcttagaatcaatactctgaattggttccaaggcagaggagcagtaacggctggacaatgggggttaagtgacttgcccagggtcatacaggttgGAAGTATTTGAGTCCTCTGATGGATTTTAGGGGGTCTGTAACTTCTGATGGGAAAAATTGCATTGTTCTTTTCACTAACCTCCCATTGAAATTTACTACTAC from Gracilinanus agilis isolate LMUSP501 unplaced genomic scaffold, AgileGrace unplaced_scaffold34149, whole genome shotgun sequence harbors:
- the TMEM211 gene encoding transmembrane protein 211 — protein: SASLLGLLLFPFGLASQVARDACGPSSVYNSGQCHVGWGFLTAILALVLASLLPIVGRFQGDKPQEKQILFSSITERIVFVPEPKP